Genomic segment of Betaproteobacteria bacterium:
ACAGTTGCTCTCGCTGGCGGATGACACACGAACGTTCACCTACAACATTCTGGTTTCACCGATGCCGGTGGCGAACTACATGGCGGCGATGCGCTTCACGCCGATTACCATGGAAAACCGAACCTTCGCCGAGTGGTGGGCGGTGTTCGACGTGACTTCGGGACCACCGCAGGTGACCGCCGACGACATCGGTGACAACGTCTTCGTGGCCGGTTTCGCGGCGATCGACAAACTGCTGGCCCGCTGAGGAGAACATCATGACCAAGATATTCGTCAGTGCGGTGATCGACGCCCGGGTGGAAAAAGTCTGGGCCAAGGTGCGCGACTTCAACAACCTGCCCGAATGGCATCCGAAGTTTTCGCGCAGCCACATCGAAGGCGGGTTGCCGAGCGATCGCATCGGCTGCGTGCGCAACTTCGACATCGCTGGTGGCGGCGGCACCATCCGCGAGCGGCTGCTCGAGCTGTCTGACGTCGAACACAGCTTCCGCTACTGCATCCTCACATCACCACTGCCGGTCGAGGGCTATGTCGCGCAGCTCACGCTCTACCCGGTCACTGTCGGCGACAAAACCGTTGGAATCTGGACTGCGGAATTCAAAGTCACCAACGATGACGAGGCCGAGGTGGTGAATGCCGTTGGCAATGACACGTTCGGCAAGGCCTTCGAGATCCTCAATGACATCTTCAGGAGTCCGTCATGAACCATCGCAAACCGATCATCCTCGCCTCACTGGTTTTCGCCGCGGGTCTCCCTGTCATGGCGGCCCATGCCGACAGCGGAATTTATATCGGCGGCGGGATTGGTAAATCGAACATCGAGGACAGTGCCGGGAATCCTGGCGGAGTGTCGTTCGACGAGTCGGCCAAAGCCGGCAAGGCCTTTGTCGGCTATCACCTCGACTTCATTCCACTTCTGAAATTCGCAGATGAAGTGGGTTATCGTGACCTCGGGAAACCGGACGGCTCGACAACTGGCGTGCCAGTGGAATACAAGGCTCGCGGCCTCGACTACGGCGTCCTGGCGGGGATGGGAATCGGCCCCGTCGACCTGTTCGGTCGAGTGGGCGGGATGAATTACAAGCTGCAGAAGAACATCGGCGGCATCCGCAACGATTACGACGGCACTGCGCCGGTATACGGCGTCGGCATCTGGTTTACGGTGGCCGGCGTGGGTGTGCGCGCCGAGTACGAAAAGATCGACATCGACCAGTTGGATAACGCGCACATGATGACGATCAGTGCGTTCTACCAGTTCTGATCCACAGTTACAAAAAACGGTTCGGCCGCAGGAACATTCCCAGCAGCAAAGCACCCTCGGGTGCCGTTGCGACGTGGGTGCTTCCTGCCGGCCGCCATACATACTCCCCGGCTTTGACTTCACCCTCGTCATCGACCAAACGTCCTTCCAGTACATAGGTCTGCTCGACGTCCGCATGCTCGTGAAGCGGCAGCACCGCACCGGGCGCCATGCGCGTGATGCTGGTCATCAACCCGGTGTCCTTGTCTTCCAGCAGGACTTTGATTTCCACACCGGCGAAAGGCGTCGGCCGCCACGGCAGCGCATCCATCCTGACGTAGCGCGACGAACGCGGTTTCAATTCGCTTTCGGCTTTCCAGTCGGGTGTGCGTGCGGTCATGATCGTCCTCCGGTTTTTTTCGCCAGTGTCCTATTCCGCTGATTCGTGGGGCAACTCACAAACCATGGAAGTCAATTCTTTATGTCCACATGACAGCAATCCAACTTCGATCGGAAAACCCGCGAAATCGGTGTCAGGCAAGGCGCGAGTCCTCGACAGTGGCGGGCCCCACGGCGAGGACTCGTAACACAGCATGGCGCCGATTCTCGTCGGGTTTTCAGCCACGAATCAGCGGAACAGGACACTAAACCTGGGTCAGCAACGGCTTGCCTGCAAAGTAGGCTGCGAGATTGTCGACAACAAGCTGACCCATGGCGGCGCGCGTCCAATGCGTGCCGCTCGAAACATGCGGCTGCAGCACGACATTGTCGAGCTTGAGCAGCGCATCGGGAACTTTGGGCTCGGCGACGAATACATCGAGGCCGGCCCCGGCAAGACGGCCATTGACCAGCGCGTCGACCATTGCGGGCTCATCGACGGTCGATCCGCGCGAAACGTTGACCAGATAGCCATCCTTGCCGAGCGCGTCGATCACTTCACGGCTGACGATGTGCTCCGTTTCCTTGCCGCCCGGGCAGGCGACGATCAGAATTCTGACGTCGCGCGCCAGGTCGACCGGCTTGGCGTAATAGTCATACGCAACGCCGGGCTGGCGGTTGCGGCTGTGATAGGCGACCTTCATGCCGAATGCTTCCGCGCGTTTCGCGATGGCCTTGCCGATGCGCCCGAGTCCGATGATGCCCAAGCGACTACCCGAGACTTTTTCCGCCAGCGGCGCACCGCCTTTGAGCCAGTTTCCGGCGCGGACGAATTTGTCGTTGAACACCGTGCGCCGCATCGTGGCGAGCAGCAATACCAGCGCATTGTCGGCGACGCATTCCGTGAGCACCTCCGGTGTATTGGTCACCGCGATGCCGAGTTTTCGTGCAGCCGGCACGTCGATGCCGTCGACGCCGACGCCGAAGCAGGAAATGATCTTCAGTTTTGGGAACCTTTTCATCAGCGCCACGGGCATGCCCTCGTGACCGGCGGTCGCCACCGCGGTCACGCGGTCCGCAAGGCCAGTCACGAACGCTTCCCGGTCGGCGGCCTGGTAATAGCGGTGCACCGTGTACGCCGCGTCGAGTTGCGTCATGGTGGCGGGGAACAGCGGGCAGATCAGCAGCAGATCGGGTTTCATGGTTTTGCTGTCCCTGTCGTCGGTGATTTCACCGGCCGGAGTTTACCCATTTCCTCAGGTCCCAGGGTTCGTACAGCGTCCAGATGTAGTCCGTTGTCGAGTCCTCGCGCAGGGGGTGGATGTTCTGGGTCTCCGCCTCGTCGATGAACTGCTCGAAAACCTCGACGCTGGGGAATTCGACCACGATCATCTGCCGGCGCGTGCGATCCCCGTGCAACTCGCGCAGCGGCCCTTCGCCGGCACTGACCACCTTCCCACCCAGCCGGTAAATGATCTTTCCCGCCTTGACGCTGTAGTCCCGGTAGTCGTCCTCCTTGCCGGGAATCAGATTGAAAACGTTCAACGCATAGATCATCGCAAACTCCGCAAGGAAATATGGAGCGACGCGACGGTATGAGCGACGCGACGGTAGGGAGCGGCGCCCCGGTAGGAAGAAGCGCTCCGGTAGAATGGCACGCCACAAGCTATTCTTTCATAGGAGGACAGTATGGCAAAGAACATCCAGGTGGTGCTCGCGAGCCGCCCCACCGGCCCGGTCGAGGAATCGAATTTCAAAATCGTCGAGACGGATGTACCGAAACCCGGACCCGGCGAAGTCCTGGTGAAAAACCTGTGGCTGTCGCTCGACCCGTACATGCGCGGGCGCATGAACGCGGTGAAGTCCTACAGCAAATACGTCGAGATCGGCGAAGTCATGGTCGGCGGCACGGTCGGCCAGGTCGTCGAGTCGAATAATCCCAAATTCAAGGTCGGCGACCATGTCGTGGGTGCCCTCGGCTGGCAGCTTTACGCCCTCTCCAACGGCGACGGGTTGACCGTGGTGGATCCCAAGCTCGTGCCTTTGTCGGCCTATCTGGGCGTCTGCGGCATGCCGGGTGCAACGGCGTGGATCGGCCTGCTGGAGTATTGCGCACCCAAGGCTGGTGAAACCGTTCTGGTATCCGCTGCAAGCGGCGCGGTCGGCGGCGTGGTTGGACAGCTTGCGAAACTGCAGGGCTGCCGCGCGGTGGGCATTGCCGGCGGCGCGAAGAAATGCGAATACGCCGTCAAGGAACTCGGCTTCGATGCCTGCGTCGACTACAAGGCGGGCAAGCTCATCGACGACCTGAAGGCAGCGTGTCCGAACGGCGTGGACAATTATTTCGAGAACGTCGGCGGCGAAGTCATGGACGCCGCGTTCCGGGTGCTGAATCCTTTTTCGCGCGTGGCGCTGTGCGGCATGATCTCCGACTACAACGCGACCGAGGCCTACGGCACGAAGATGATGCGTGCCCTGCTGGTGAACCGGGTCAGGCTGCAGGGCTTCATCGTCTTCGACCGGCAGGACTTGTACATCAGAGCCGTATCGCAATTGGCGAAATGGGTTTCGCAGGGCAAAATCCAATACCACGAAACCGTCGCCGATGGCCTGCAGAATGCGCCGAAGGCGTTCATGGGACTGCTCAAGGGACAGAACCTCGGCAAGCAACTCGTCAAGCTCGCCTGAGTTGTTCATACCTGAGTCCAGATCAACACCTCGACGCAAAGGCGCAAAGGACGCAAAGAAAAACGAGGCGTGGCAAAGAGAAATTGGGTGCGATTTCTGCTGGCACTTGATGCACCACTGGCTGATTCTGCTGCCCGCTCTAGTTTGTTCCGGTTCCCTTTGCGTCTTTTGCGCTCTTTGCGTCTTTGCGTTGAGGTTGAGTTTTTCTAACGGCCACCGAACAGCCAGAGCAACAGCGGAAACAGCAGCGCGGTTAGCTTATCATTGCACGACCCATTTCCTGTTCCGGAGCGCAACGATGAATCGCCTCATTCCGTGCAGCATGCTCGTTCTTGGCCTCTCGATTTCGCTGTCCCCGGCGCAAGCCGGCGACCTCGCGACCGTGGTGGATCAGCGCATCCGCGCCATCGAACCCAAGGTGATCGCCTGGCGGCGCGACATTCATGAGCATCCCGAGTTGTCGAACCGGGAAATCCGCACCGGCGAGCTGATCGCGGCGCATTTGCGCAAGCTCGGCATGGAAGTGCGGACCGGGGTCGCCCATACCGGAGTGGTCGGGCTGCTCAAGGGCGGCAAGCCGGGACGGGTCGTCGCGTTGCGCTCCGACATGGACGCGCTGCCCGTCGTCGAGGAAGTGGACGTGCCGTTCAAGTCCACAGTGAAAACTGAATACATCGGCCAGCAGGTCGGCGTGATGCATGCCTGCGGTCACGATGCCCACATGGCTATCCTCATGGGCGTGGCGGAGGTGCTGGCGAGCGTGCGCGACCAGCTCCCCGGCAGCGTCAAATTCATTTTCCAGCCGGCCGAGGAAGGCCCGCCTCCCGGGGAAGAAGGCGGCGCGCCGCTGGTGATCAAGGACGGCGCGCTGGAGAACCCGAAACCCGATGCGATCTTCGGCCTGCACGTGATCTCCGGGATTCCCGCAGGCATGATCACCTACCGCGCCGGCCCGCTGATGGCGAGCGCGGACTGGCTCTACATCTCCGTGAAAGGCAAGCAGACGCACGGTGCCTGGCCGTGGTCGGGCATCGACCCGGTCGTCACTTCGGCTCAGATCATCGGTGGATTGCAGAACATCGTCGCGAGACAAATCGACGTCTCCAAGGAACCGGCTGTCGTCACCGTCGCCACCATCCATGGCGGCACGCGCAAGAACATCATTCCCGACCAGGTCGAGATGACCGGCACCATCCGCACCTTCGACGAAGAGATGCGCCAGGACGTCCATGCGCGCATCAAACACATTGCGGAATCCATTGCCGATGCGAACAATGCGCAGGCCGAGGTCAGAATCGACAAGGCCGTCCCGGTGACCGTCAACGATCCGGCGCTGACGGAAAAGATGCTGCCGACCCTGAAGCGCATCGGCGGCGAGGGCGGATCGAGGATGAACCAGCGTGTGATGGTCGCCGAGGATTTCTCCTACTTCCAGCAACAGGTGCCGGGCATGTTCTACTTCGTCGGCATCACGCCCAAGGACCAGGACATGGCCAAGGCCGCGCCGAATCATTCGCCTCGTTTCACCATCGATGAATCGGGGCTGCTGCAGGGCGCACGGTCGCTCGCGGCGTTGGCGGTGGATTTCCTGACGCAGAAGCCCTAGCGCTGTCCGGCGCTGTATTTGCCCCCCGGTCGTCAACGTTGCGGGCGGGGCGACCGTTTAGCTCCTGTCGGTGATTGGCCGACCAATTTATGGAGGCATCGATCATGAAGCGAATCCTCGGCGCGTATCTGCTCGTCATCGGCGGACTTTTCATAATGTCCGCAGCGCAGGCGGAAGAGAAGGAAAGGCCCGGAGCATGTCGGACGGACGTGCAAAAGCTGTGCAAGGGCGTTCAGGCGGGAGGCGGGCGTATAGCAGCCTGCCTGAAACAACACGAGTCGGAACTGTCGCCGGGGTGCCGGGAGCGAATTGCCGAGGCCCGTGAGGAAGTCAAGGAATTCGCAGAAGCGTGCAAGACAGATGCCGAGACTCTCTGCAAGGGGGTGCAACCAGGACAGGGGCGCATCATGCGTTGCCTGGCCGAGCACAATGACAAACTTTCCGGCGGCTGTCGCGCGAAAATCTCTGAAGCGGAAAGCCATCATCCCTGCATGAAAGACATGGAACGCTTCTGCAAGGACGTTCAGCCGGGCGAAGGACGCATGGCGGAATGCATGAAGAAACACGAAGCCCAATTGTCGCCGGAGTGCAAGGCACACCACGCTCAGAAAAATGGTGGCGAGAAGAAGTAACGGCGGGCAGACGCCGCCTGGGCATCGTCAAGTTGAACTGGAGCTGATGCAAGGGCCGCATGGATACCTCAACGAGTTCGATCCACCGCGGCTATCGCCTCCCGCGCGACAGTCCGTTGGGTTAGGCTGAGCCTTCTCCGTTAGGCATTATATTGAAGGAGACAACTTGAATAGTGCCGCTTCAATTCAAGAACTGCTCGAGCCGCTGTTTCCAGGACTCATGGGCGTGCAGCTAAGCGAAGTGACCGCGAATCGCGTAATGGTTTGGCAAACAAAGATTACGTCGGAGGAAGGGAAGCTATGTGCAGTCGTGACCCAAACGCAGTTGGTTCTGGACGCCTGACGTGCGTATACGCCCCGATCTCGTAGCGCTCTTCCGGCTTAAGCCGCACATAGGGCGTGGTGGGTTGCTCCCGGTAGGTGGGTGGGTCGCACTTCTCACACTGCCAAACACCCGCCGTGTCCTACCCGCGATCAAGTGGTGCAGTTAGATGTTGAATCCACCTGCTGAATAACGGTGCCGCCTGATAGCAAGCATAGGGCGGATCACACCCGCTGCACGGTCAGATAAACCGGGACGACGTGCCCAACTATCACCGCGTGATTGCTGAGGGATGATGCTATTTCTTCACAGTGAATACGCATACAGGGAAAAAATGAAGGGCCCAACAAGAGTTGCAGAGCCCTTCATCCGTTCACGATCAGTCGTAAAGAACCGCGGCGATCTTGGGATCTTTGATGTTCGTCTTGTCGTACCAGTAGAAGCCGGTATCAATGATTTTGGGCAACTTCTCGCCTTTGAGCGCTTTGACCGCGGCCTCAACGGTTTTGTAACCAATACCCACCGGGTTTTGGGTAATGGCACCGGCCATGGAACCGTCGCTGATCGCAGCCTTCTGCTGCTTGCCAGAGTCGTAACCGATGATCACAATTTTGCGTTTCATTTCCTTGGCACCATTCAGCACCCCGATAGCGGAACCTTCATTGGCACCAAACATACCCTTGATATTGGGGTTCGCCTGCAAAATGGACTTGGTGATTTCAGTCGACTTCAACTGATCGCCACCGCCATATTGAACACTCACCACCTTGATGTTCGGGTAGGTCGATTTGATGCGGTTCAAAAAACCATCGCGACGGTCAATGCCGGTACGGCTGGTCTGGTCGTGCACGACTACTGCCACTTCACCGGCCTTGCCAATCAGCTCGGCCATTTTGTCGGCGGCCAAGCCCGCCGCTGCAAGGTTGTCTGTCGTAGCGGTGGTCACAGGAATGTCGCTGTCCACGCCGGAGTCAAAAGCCACGACCGGAATTTTGGCCGCCTGGGCTTTCTTCAGCAGCGGGATCGCAGCCTTGCTGTCCAGCGCGGCAAAACCCAGTGCCTTGGGCTTTTTGGCCAGCGCCGCCGAGAGCATGTCGATCTGTTTGTCGACCATGGCTTCGGTCTCAGGGCCTTCAAAGGTCACCTTCACTTTGTAATCCTTGGCGGCCTGTTCCGCGCCCGCCTTCACGGCTTGCCAGAACTGGTGCTGAAAGCCTTTGGATATCAGGGGAATGTAGGTCTCCTCGGCTGCAAAACCTGGTCCGGCGAGTCCGACGGACAGACCGAGGCCGATGGCCATGCTCAATATTTTTCTCTTCGAAATCATTTTATGTCTCCTCACGAAGTTACTTATTTGGCTATTAAAAGATCACGAAACGGACGCGTAGCCGGCAACGAATCTCCTTTTCAAGAAATGGACAAAAACTATTTGCGTTTGCGCAGAATGTCGGCGTAGACGGCCAAGATGATTATCACGCCGGTCACTACAGTTTGCCACTCCTGCGCGACTGACAGAATGCGCAGGCCATTGGTCAGTACACTCATGATGAAGGCGCCGATGATGGTCCCCAATATCGTTCCCGCGCCACCACTGAGCGAGGTGCCACCGATGACCACGGCGGCGATGGCTTCGAGCTCGTAGCCCTGCCCCAACGCCGGCTGCGCTGAATTGAGACGCGAGGCGATCAGCAGACCCGCAACGCCACAAATGGCACCACTGAACGAGTAAATGATAATTTTCCAGCGATCGACGTTCACGCCCGAGAGCCGCACGGCTTCTTCGTTGCTGCCCAGGGCAAAGGTGTAGCTGCCCAGCACCGTTTTATTCAGTATCAAACTGGACACAACCGCCACCACAAACAGAATCAGCACCGCGTTGGGAATGGGCAGGTCGGGCAGAAAATAGCCAATGAGCGAATCCTGCGAAATGCCGGGGAACTCGGGCGTGTCATTGAAATAGATCGGCTTGGTACCCGAGATCACCAGCGACAAACCCTTGAGCAGCAGCATCATGCCCAGCGTGGCGATGAATGGCGGGATTTTCAGCTTGGCAATCAGCGCGCCCGAGACAAATCCCGAAAACGCGCCAAAGAAAATGGCTGCCGCAACGCCCACATAAAACGGCAAACCCCAGTAGGTCAGGAACACGCCCGCCATGACCGCGCAAAATGTCATGAGCGTGCCTACCGACAAATCAATCCCACCAGTGATGATGACAAAAGTACAGGCAATAGCCAGGACACCATTGACCGCTGTGGATTGCAAGATGCCCACCATGTTGTCGGTTTGCATAAAACTGGGGGACGCCATGCTAAAGAAAAGCATCAACCCCATCAGGCTGGCAAACGCCAGCAGTTTTTGCCGGGTGCTGGGGCTGAAGACAGCGTCCTTAAGTCGCCGCAATGCAGTGGAACCAGACATGGGTGATGTTCCGTTCATGCGTTTTTCGAATTAGCGATTGACAGGGTACAGGCCATCAGTGCGCAGCGGCACTCACCATGGATTCGCGCTGGGTAGCCAGTTGCATGATCTGCTCCTGGGTGGCACCCAAGGCTGGCATTTCACCGGTAACGCGGCCTTCGCACATCACCAGAATGCGGTGGCTCAAGCGCAGTACCTCGGGCAGCTCGGACGAAATCATGACAATGGCGCGCCCTTGCTCGGCCAGCGCATTCAGCAACTTGTAAATCTCGCTTTTGGCTCCCACATCGATGCCGCGTGTGGGTTCATCAAAAAAAAGAATTTCGCAATCCCGTACCAGCCATTTGGCAATCACGATCTTTTGCTGGTTTCCACCCGACAGCAGGGACACCTTTTGCGACACCGATGGTGTCTTGATCCCCAGTCGTTTGACTAAGTTTGCAGCAGTGTCACGGATGGCCGGGCGCTTGAGGAAAAAACCCAGCGACAAAAACCGCCGCATGCTGGCCAGAACGATGTTGGACTCCACATCCATGCCCGTGGCCAGGCCAAAGTGCTTGCGGTCTTCCGAGAGGTAGCCAATACCCCGCTGCACAGCATCCGCCGGGCTATGGATGGATACCTTTTCGCCCCGAACCCGGATTTCACCAGAGTCCATTTTGTCCGCGCCAAATACGGCGCGCGCCACTTCCGTGCGCCCTGCCCCCATCAGCCCGGCGAAACTCAAAATCTCGCCTCTGCGCACCACAAAGTTCACATCCTTGATGGTCCGGCCGCGGTTCAGATTGCGCACCTCCAGCACCACCTCATGGTCCATGGCGGGCGCAACCGGGCCTTCGCTTTCAAACAGAGGTCGCCCCACCATCATGCTGATGATGGTGTCCATGCTGGTGCTCGCGGTGGGCACCGTGCCAATGTACTGGCCGTCCCGCATCACCGTCACGCGGTCCGAAATTTTTTTCAGCTCATCCATCTTGTGCGAGATGTAGACAATACCGACACCCTGGCTTTTTAGCTGGCGGATGATGCGAAACAGATCATCGATTTCGGCATTGTTCAAGGCTGCGGTGGGCTCATCCATGATGAGGACCCGAGATTCAAACGACAAGGCCTTGGCAATTTCCACCATCTGCTGCCTGGCCACAGTCAGGTCACCCACGGGGGTACGCGGGTCCAGATTCAGGTGCAGGCGTTCGAAAATTTTCCGGGTGTCCTGATCCATCTTCTGCGTGTCGATGAACACGCCCAATCGCCCCCGAGGCTCGCGTCCGATGAATATGTTCTGCGCCACGCTGCGGTGGTTCATCAGGTTGAGTTCCTGATGGATGATGCCGATGCCAAGGGCCTGCGCTGCATGCGGGCTTGGAATATCCACCAATTGCCCATCAATGCGAATCTCACCCTCGTCTTTCTGGTACACCCCCGCAAGCACTTTCATGAGGGTCGATTTACCCGCGCCGTTCTCCCCCATCAGGGCATGCACTTCACCGGCCACCAGGTCAAAGCGACAGCTATTCAGGGCACGCACGCCCGGAAAGGACTTGCTCAGGTGCTGGATCGAGACAAGGGGGATCACAGACTGGCCTCTGAAATGGTCAACTCGTTTACGAAACTCTCAGGGAACTCTCGGAACTCAGGACTGCAGTGTGCATAATGTTCGGTAAACACAGTATGGCACTGGAGAAGAAAATCACAATACCGGCGGACGGCTAGCAGGTCAGGGATTCTACCCAGTGAGCATAGCGATTGCTATGCCGTGAATGTCGCAAGTACCGTAACACAAGTAAGAGCGGGACTCGGGACTGAGGGAAAAGCGGGATTTAGAACACTGGACTCAGGACTCAGTAAGACGTGCTTTCACTCGTACTTCGGACCTCGAACATGATGTGAAAGAAAACACGACCGAGGTATCGACCAGGCCTTTCACGCAACTTTGCGTTGCATTTTGTTATCGTACTTGGGGTCGTAATCTATCTTGCCGAATTCAGAGACGATTGCCTGTTGCTTGAGCCACTGGACATACTCTTCCAGTGCGCGGCTGACGGCCTCACGTTTGGTCTTGTGACCGCCTAGCTTGCGCGCCGTCTCGATGAGCTTGTCATCCAGTTCCAGATTCGTAGCCATTTGCCAGCCTCCTTTCAGACTCACCCATCCATTCTACACAGCCGGCTGTGTACCGCGATGCCTTCAGCGAGGTGAGGTGCCTGCGGGATTCCGAAGATTCCCAAGGGATCCCTAAAGGGTTCCAGAGGATACCGACCTTCGGTCATAACCGGGCTGCGGCCATAAATGTGACTACGTGATTGTCGTAACAGCGGTTACTGGTAGTCAGGCGACCACCCGTTCGATGGCATCGATCTTCCGGCCCAGTTGTTTGCGTGCTTCTTCCAGGTCGTAATCGGAATGTCCATCGGCGCCAAGAATTCCTCGAGCAGGATTTCGCCGGGATGAATGTTCTTCAAGGACACATACGGCTGTCGCGCCCACGTCGGGAATCCATCTTGGCTTCTGGGTCGGGTTGGCTGTCGTGAAGGCCGTGACGGGGTAAAGGCAGGTACGAGGGCCGAGGTTCGAGGTTCGAGTAGATGCACAAAGATTCGGTGCCTTAAATCAATCCCGACTCGGACCTCGGCCCTCGTACTTCGGCCCTGAAGCTAGAGCGGCTCCACCTTCGCCAACCCAAACCCTTGGCCGAAATCGATCTTGCAGCGGCGCAGATGATCCAGCACCCGGCTGTTTTCCACGTGCTCGGCAATGGTTTGCGCGCCCAACTCATGGCACATGCGGTTGATCTCGGGCACCCTTGCCGGGTCGACGGCGGTGGCGCTGATCTTGACGAAATCGGGCTCGAGGGCTTTCAGCTCCGCCAGCGAGGCATCGCTGCCGTCGAAACCGGCCACCGTCAGGCTGCAGCCATGCGGCCGGAGTTCTTCCATGAGTTGCAGCAGCGATTCCCGGTTGGCCTGGGCGCTGTCGCATGAAATGTCGAAGCCGAGCACCCCGCAGGACAGGTAAGAATCATCGGCATACTGGAGCACGTACTCCCCGAATTCCTCATCGGCGAGCGTCTCGTCCGACAGGTTGACGATGTAACGCGGGACGTCCCAGTCCGGGTTGATCTTCAACCCGGCGCGGACAAAGCGGGCAAGGCGGTTGACCACCCAGCGGTCGAGGTAAGGCAGCATGCCGACCTCTTCGAGCACGGGAAAGAACGTGCCCGGGGGCAACAGCTTGGCATCCTCCTCCTGGAAGCGGACGAAGATCTCGTTGAACGCCCGGCCATCGGCTTCCGGAACGAACGAGACGATGGATTGGCAGTAGAGGACGAATTCGTCCTCCTGCAGCGCCGACAAGAGCCGGTCGGCAATGTCCTTCTGGGGATCGGATTCACTGTGCATTTGTCGGGTGTCGCGGTTGTCGGTTTCCAGCGTGTGGATGCGAA
This window contains:
- a CDS encoding sugar ABC transporter ATP-binding protein encodes the protein MIPLVSIQHLSKSFPGVRALNSCRFDLVAGEVHALMGENGAGKSTLMKVLAGVYQKDEGEIRIDGQLVDIPSPHAAQALGIGIIHQELNLMNHRSVAQNIFIGREPRGRLGVFIDTQKMDQDTRKIFERLHLNLDPRTPVGDLTVARQQMVEIAKALSFESRVLIMDEPTAALNNAEIDDLFRIIRQLKSQGVGIVYISHKMDELKKISDRVTVMRDGQYIGTVPTASTSMDTIISMMVGRPLFESEGPVAPAMDHEVVLEVRNLNRGRTIKDVNFVVRRGEILSFAGLMGAGRTEVARAVFGADKMDSGEIRVRGEKVSIHSPADAVQRGIGYLSEDRKHFGLATGMDVESNIVLASMRRFLSLGFFLKRPAIRDTAANLVKRLGIKTPSVSQKVSLLSGGNQQKIVIAKWLVRDCEILFFDEPTRGIDVGAKSEIYKLLNALAEQGRAIVMISSELPEVLRLSHRILVMCEGRVTGEMPALGATQEQIMQLATQRESMVSAAAH
- a CDS encoding type II toxin-antitoxin system VapB family antitoxin, yielding MATNLELDDKLIETARKLGGHKTKREAVSRALEEYVQWLKQQAIVSEFGKIDYDPKYDNKMQRKVA
- a CDS encoding EAL domain-containing protein encodes the protein MPIQKLRIHTLETDNRDTRQMHSESDPQKDIADRLLSALQEDEFVLYCQSIVSFVPEADGRAFNEIFVRFQEEDAKLLPPGTFFPVLEEVGMLPYLDRWVVNRLARFVRAGLKINPDWDVPRYIVNLSDETLADEEFGEYVLQYADDSYLSCGVLGFDISCDSAQANRESLLQLMEELRPHGCSLTVAGFDGSDASLAELKALEPDFVKISATAVDPARVPEINRMCHELGAQTIAEHVENSRVLDHLRRCKIDFGQGFGLAKVEPL